The Lycium barbarum isolate Lr01 chromosome 4, ASM1917538v2, whole genome shotgun sequence nucleotide sequence GTATAGCCAAATATTGATGATTTTTAGTTATGAGATTCCCTTATCATGAAATATGTATAGCTTGTGAATATTTAGAGATGTCTAGTTGGTTCACTAGATCACAAATAATACATCGAGTGTCAATCACATTCTTCAATTTGGGGTGAAACATATAATTTTCAGAGAAGACTTCTGTGACATCAACATATTGATGATGAACAAGATTTTTTCCTAAAGAAGATTAGCTGATAATCAAATTATATTTTAAGCTTGTTTTATGTAGTTGAATATAtaattgcctttttttttttttaatatttgccTGTTCAACTTGAAATTCGTGCACTTATTCTTTTTCGATTTATTTACTAATTGGAGATATCCATTAAATGGTCAGAAAGTCTAGTATATCCCCAAAAAATATCTATATTACATGGTTTCACTTGTAAAAGTTGCGTACATAAAATTTCCAACTCTAGCACACACTGTACCGTATTTCACTTGTAAAAGCTGAAACTCCAAGATAAAAAAGGTTAGAATTTAAATTGTTGCTATTTCTTCAATTAAGTTGCAAAACTAGCCGTATTTCAATAGCGCCCTAAAAGAGGTTGTTTGTCAAAATCATCGCGATCTAAAAGACAGCCCAAAACTCCCTCCTATGGTTTGCCGTTGAAGCAAGACAAGTGTAATTGAAATTACTGGAATTACATTTCTTTAAAAGTAAACTTTCAACTGCAGCTGTGCAGATTCATGGAATTGTAGTAGTGGGACATTAACATGGGAATCTttaaggagaagaagaaaaatgcATCTCCATCAGCTACCTCACCGTGTTCTCAACTCAGAGAAGCTTACCATAATTGCTTCAACAGGTCTAAATTCCAATCTTTATCATATATTCTTCACCCCTTTGTTGTGGGATAGTTCTCTTTAGATTATTGGTGTAAGGAAAAATACTCAAAGTTCAAACTTTATGATATATTCTTTACCCCTTTTAGCTAATTTTTGTTGTGTTCAAGagaaaaaaatagttttctttaGATTATTGAATATATTGGTATAAAGAAAATACTCAAAATTCAAACTTTGTGATATATTCTTTACCCATCTTAGCTAATATTTGTTGTgggtcaaaaacaaaaaaaaaaaagttttctttAGATTATTGAATTTGTTGCGTTGAAGTATTtgatcatctcatctaaaagcttaagctgttagagagagcacacttctaatatttaattatattctcaacacgCTCCCTCACGTGCGGGCCTGATTTTGTTCATGAACCAAGCACGTGTAAATTCTCTTTGATAAAGGGTGGCGGTGATTTGATCCCAGGACCTTTGTAGTCCTTTGACCTACTACGATACCATGTTaaagtgtgtgaccatctcatctaaaagcttaagctgtTAGAGAGAACACACTTTTAATATTGAATTATATTCTCAACATGTTGGTATAAGGAAAAAACTAACTGTTTACCTAAAACCCTGAACCCTGAGATTGATGATGGTTTTTTTTATGTAGGTGGTATTCTGACAAATTCTTGAAGGGTGAGTGGAATAAAGAGGAGTGTGTTATAGAGTGGAAGAAATACAGAGATTGTCTATCTGTGAGCAATTCTTTGAATTCTAAGCTCAATTTATGTTGATTATGTGTTTACTTTTGAACTtactttttaaataaaaaatttcagCAACATTTGGATGATAAGCATTTAAGTAGATTCTTGGAAGCCGATGGAATTGTGGGTGGTGCTAATCAATATGATTCTAAGAGCAACACTGGTGCTCCCAAGTAAAAACACAAGTGTTCATCTTGAAGTACCAtggaaatgaaagatgatttaaAGTAAAGTATAATTAGATTGTTTTTGTAATTGTATTTGATGTGAAGTGAGGTGACATGTAATCAATAGAGGAAAAAGTACTTGAATCTTCCTCTGATTGAAAGGCTTTCCTCTTTTGGAGTATTGCATGTAAATGTTTGAGTAGAACTAGGCAAGCGTGCTGCATAGCACTGAAAGATTGTCTTGCAATAGCAATGCTCCAACTGGAAATTTTGACACTTGATATAATTTTAAGCTAAGGATTGTTAGACTCTGATCTTGGTTAAATTGCTTGTGTTTTGTGATGTGTAAAGTGTTCTCATTTGAACTTGTTCTGCCCATTAAACCAGTTGCATATGATTCCATCAAAATTCTTGTCTAATTTAAGAAGAAACCGGATAATTTTAAATGAAGATAGTTTGGATATGTAAATAATGAGATGCTAGGAATGAATTTGTTGGTTATTCCCTCAACACTAGCTCCTGTTCCTATTTACACAATTGTAGGGATTCTGAGCTCTTGcgttttctcttttttttctttctgagaAAGAgctcttgcgattttttttttttttttttttgagaaagagCTCTTGCGATTTCCTAATTCTTAATACTTCTCCTCGCCACAAAGTGATTTAGTAAGACTATTTGCTAACTGATCATTCGAGTCAATGAAACCTGTCAAAATGCACCCCGATTCAATCTTTTGTCAAATGAAATTTCAATCTACTTTTGTATGTTCTATTCTCTCATGAAACACATGATTCAAAGCAATACTTATTGCATCTTGATTGTCACATATCAATTTCATGTGTGCATCTCCACCATACCTCAACTCTTGGAGAAGTTATTTTAGTGATATAAGCTCTCACTTGAAGCTAAAGTCATTGCACAGTATTCTGGCTCTGCACTTGATCTAGCTTTTAcattttgctttttgcttttctAAGCTATTCGATTTCCTCCAACTAGAACACAGTACCTTGAAGTGGATTTTTTGTTTGAAGGAGATCCTGTGCAATCTGCATCAGAATATTCAATAATATGTGTGTCTCCTCTATTCTCATACAATAGACCTTGTCCGGTTGAACCTTTGgtatagcttattatatgaatcaATGCATTCCAATGACTGTCACGAGTCTAGAAAATTTGGCTAACCACGCTGACAACAGATGAAATATCTAGTCATGTGCTTATTAGATAATTGAGCTGCCAATCAATCTTCGATAATGACCTGGATCTTTCAAAGGCTCTCCCTGTTCATGAACAATCTTAATCTTTGGCTCCATAGGAGTATTAATAGGTTTGCAATTAACATGCCAGTGTCTTCCAATATGTTGTCCAAAGCATATTTTCTATGTAAAATGAAAATTCCACGATTAGATTACGCCACCTCAATGCCTAGGAAGTATTTTAGTTTACTCTTGTCTGAAAGTGACTGCGAATAATGCTTTCATGATCATTACCTGTTATACCAATGTCATCCACATAAAGAACCAAGAATATGTGTTTGCCATTATTAGAATGTTTATAAAACACTGAGTGGTCATCTTCACTTCAAAGCATGCCAAACTGATGGACAACAGTACTAAAACAGCCCAACCATGCCGTCGGTGTTTGTTAAGACCATAAAACGATCTGCACAATCGACATACTAATTCAGACTCTCCCTGAGCGACAAATCCTGGTGGTTGTTCCATGTAGACCTCGTCAGCAAGTTCTCCATGAAGGAAGGAATTCTTGATATCCAACGATAAAAGGGTTAATGAAACATGGCTGCTGTTAGACCCTCAGTACAGTGGCAAGGATTTGGCGTGTATCTCCTTGCCATGGGCCAACACATGTGGGCAAAGCGACACGAAAGTGGGAAAGACCTAGGCGTTAAGGCAAGGTGACTTGGTACCAAGGCAGTGACAAGGGCCATTTAGTGATGTCTTGGTTTAGGTGAGCGGGCTGGCCCCTAAGCAAAGGTTGGGCAAACGACTTAGCACAGGATAGGACATCATGGCAAGGCAATGTTGTGGCACGACTCTGGCAAGGACAAGGAGGAATTAGAATGGTCATGTGCTGGACTTGGTATTGCATTGTGCTGGTGCCGTTTGCATGTGTGTGGGGCTTGAGTGGTATTGGCATGGAAAAGCTGGCAAGACTTGGTGCCCACAGTAGCTTGAGGCACACAGCTGGGAGCGAGGCACAAGCGTGCAGTGCACATGAAGCGGTTGACAAGCATGCAAGCACATGGCAAAGTAGTTCGGCGGTTGCTTCTGCCCTTTCCAGGTGTGGCAGTTTTATTAACTAAGTGTTTGAATTTTTTAAATGGCTATCAGTTGGGGATGTCAACTGAAAATGTGGGATATGGATAAGGCTGACAAGTGTAAAGGGCGTTTGCACATTATTTAAGTGCTGAAAACTCCCTAAGTCAGGCAGGTCGAAATTCCCAAGTAATTCCTAAGGTTAGGAAGGAGGAAATGGGCATTGATCGAGGTGATCTGTATATTGTGGTTCGAGTCTAAAGGTTAGGCTTGTGTTGTGTTCTTGTAGTCACATTATCAATACAAGGTGGGAATAAATTCTTTTAATTGTGTGTGCCTTTTTTATTTACGTGCTGCTTAAAATTTGAAGAAAGTCCCAAACCTCTAAAATATTCTAATTGTTGGAAGGGTGATGTCAAGTGTTGGATCTTGGCTACTGCACGGTCGGGCGAACTTTGGACATAGGAGAACTGCACCTGTGACAACTGCCATGGAAATAAGGAGGCAAACAGATGCAATCTTCGCTACTGGAGAAAAGGTATCACCATAATCAAGATCATAAATCTAAGTATATCCCTTGGCTACTAGTCTAGCTTTGAGAAGATCAACCTTTCCATCAATACCCACACCTTGATAGTAAATAACCAGCGACATCCAATTGTTGTTTTGCTTGGTGGTAAAGGAACTATCTCCCAAGTTCCACTATTATGAAGAACAGTCATTTCCTCCACCATAGCCTTAGCTTTAGTATTTCTTGGTGATCCTTAAAGGAGAGTGAAGAGCTTGCACTTTTTGTTACTTGGTTAAGTTTTGTCTCGTTGGAAATTGAAAATAGAGGCTTGAAAATGATGTTTGTTACCTGTTGTTCATCCACATTTGGCTCTCTACTT carries:
- the LOC132635948 gene encoding uncharacterized protein At4g33100 isoform X2, whose translation is MGIFKEKKKNASPSATSPCSQLREAYHNCFNRWYSDKFLKGEWNKEECVIEWKKYRDCLSGDVKCWILATARSGELWT
- the LOC132635948 gene encoding uncharacterized protein At4g33100 isoform X1, with the translated sequence MGIFKEKKKNASPSATSPCSQLREAYHNCFNRWYSDKFLKGEWNKEECVIEWKKYRDCLSQHLDDKHLSRFLEADGIVGGANQYDSKSNTGAPK